The nucleotide window AATTGCTCAAAGAACAGGCAGCCAGATGACCACTATGCACATCATTTGAGCAGCCGCCCAAAACTCCTCCTGTCAGGTTAATCGATGGGCAAAAACCTCGTGTTTCATCGGTTGGTGTAAATTTACACCCACCGTGCGCGGGGGGTGCGGTCGACCAACAGCCGGCGTCACTGCTCAATGTTGCAGCACGCGCGACCGACCCATCGGCCACGCTCTTTTTCCCGTCTGCCGGTAATACGCTTGGCGAACGCCGAATATCCACCCGCCGCGGAAAAATTCCGGCAGGGTCGCTGCCACCAGCCACTAACCCTTAGACGCCACGAATGCCAGAAAGTTCCGCGGATGTGGCCTGGGTCTCTTTGCATGGCCGGCGGCTGCTGTACGACGGCCCCGGCACTTTGGCCGGTCGCGGTCGTGCGCGGAGGATGGGCTTCCCAGCCCGTCACGTGAGCGCCATCCTACCCTATGCCCGTGAGGCCGGCCTCTTCGCCGTTGCGGAGCATTTCCAGGACTTCGTTTAACCTGCGGTCGAGGTCGTCCTTGAGCTCGTTGGCGCGGTCTTCGATAAACTTGCCGCTGGTCTGAATCGTGCGGGCTTTGGTGGCCATTTCGGCAATGCGATCGACCCAGCCCAGCAACTCCTGCACGTGCTGCTCGATCGCCTCCAGGTCGAGTCCGCCGGCCGCCCCGCGGCGCGCGGCCGCCACGGCGAGCGCCCGCGCGATCTTGTAGGCCGAATCGAGGAACAAAAGCGGCCGGCCGGCTGCGAGGGCGTCTTTATCGACGGTGCAACAAAAGTCCTCGCCGATACGGCGGAAATCGCCGACCTCGGCCGGCTCGCTCCCCTTGGCGAACACGAAGATGCCGATCACCGCCTTGCGGTTCTTTTTCGCGTCGTCGATCGCCGCCAGGGCATCCTTCAGTTTCCACTCCGACTCCTTGACCTCGACCACGATTTTCAGCCCCGGCGCGCCGGCCGTCTCGCCCAGCGTCGCCACGAAGTCGCCCTGCTTCGATCGGGCAACGGCGCCGACTGTCCCGCGAACCAACTCCGTCTCGTCGCCCAGCCCGCGGCCCATCGCCGCGAAGACTTTGTACAGATCGGCCTCAAACTCGATCCCCTTGACGTGCCCACGGGCAGCCTCGGCGGTGGTGGCTTCTTCGACGCCCAGTGCCCGGTTGATCTTCTGAAAACCGTCGTCGAGCATCGTCTTGAGCCGCGACATGGCCGACTCTTCCTGGTCGAGCGAGAACTCGGCCAGCACCTCATTGAGGCGGTTTTCCAGCAGCTTCTGCATGCGGGCTTCGATGAGCATGATGACGCCGTCTTTGTTCTTGGGATCGAGCGACTTGGCGAACAGGCTGTTGGGGCCGACCTGCGCTTCCATCAGGCGGCCCAGCTTGCCCTCGGCCGGATCGAACCACGCAGGCGTTTGGTCCGCGCGGCACTCCCGCCCGTCGTCGCTGGCCGCCACCGCCGGCCACGACGGGCGATATCACGGGGGGCATGGGCGTTGTCGGGTCGAACCTCGCGGGCGTGATGCTCACAAGCTATACTGTCGCCTTCACGAGTGTGAGCATATTCCCTGGCTGGACTGTTGTGGCGTTTCGGGTTCCTAAATGAACATTCCTCTTCATTCTCGGCTTCTTGGGATCGCCGCCGAACGGTTCTTTGGGCTGGCGCGTAAAATCGCTTCGGCGCAAAATGGGCAGCCGGTGCCGCGGTTTTCGGATTGGGCCGAAATCGAAGCCGAATGGGCCCGGAATAATTCGGCCCTGAATGGGCAGGCAGGCCAGTACGAGGCTGCCGCGAGATTGCTGCTGGACTTGGCAATGCTGAAGTGGCGAGTGCGCGTCGAAGGGAGCGAAATCGAGCTGGAGGCCCCCGCGTTGGGCAGCCGCCGCAGCATGACCGTTGAAGAGACGAAGGCCGCAAAAGACGCTGTTCGCCGTGAATTGGCTCCAATGCTGTATGAGCAATTCAATGACCCGCGGGTCAGGCACTTCCTGGACCTGATGGAAACCCCTGGCGAAAACTCTGCCCTTGCGAGCATTCGTCAGTTAATTGCCGACGGCGCAGAGGTCTTCGAGCGAATGCGGCCAGCGCTGTTAATCACTGGCGACGACCGGGGCAGGGTGTTGTCTCATTGCGTGCGGCCATATTTGCAACTCGTGCCCGATGAAAACGAGGATCCAATCAGCGATGAGTTCACGGGCCATTCACTAGGCAATATCTGGCGGTATTTTCGCTATTCATGGTCGATTCCAAATACACCGATTCCTGGCCGACGTTTGAACTATTTGGTGCGCGACGCCGCACACCCCTGTCACGCGGTGATGGGCATCGCCGCCCTCGGCAATAGCCCGATGCAATCTGGCCCACGTGACGATGCCATTGGCTGGTCAACTGATGCTTTCCGCTCGCGACTCCGGCAAGCTGGGTCGCGTCGAGATCGCCGCGAGCTCCGGCATTGCCACCGATTTCTCGAGAATACACTGGAAAACGCCCTGGCGGAAATCGAAACCAAGTCGCTTGTGAAAAAGAACGAACTCGAGCGGCCCACGGAGGTGGTTATCGAGCGGCTGCGTCGTCGCAGCGCGGAATTTGCCGAGCGACGGCAGGACGTGTTGCAGGCGATTTCCGGCGAGACGACCAACTCCCCCAAGTACCTCCAGGAAATGGAAACGTGTGATGCCGATCTGCCGCCCGTGAAGGTAGCCCTGCTGGAGCTCGAGGGACGAGCGATCAACGACGAAAACAAGCTGCGATCCCGACAAATGCTCGTGGCGAAGAAACGCGCATTTGAACTGAGCCGGCTCTTGCAGGCTCGCCTGACGCTCCAGCGCGAGGCCGACCGTCTGACCGATCCGGCAGCAATTGAGGGCTTGCTGCGCGAGGACGCCTTTAACTCGGCTTTGAACACGACTCTAGTAAGCGCAAAGAGCGCTCGAGCGGGCACCAACATGCTGGAAGTCACTACCTGCGGAGCAATCCCCCCGTACAACCACTTGCTAGCCGGAAAGCTTACGGCCCTCCTTCTACTCAGCCCGCAAGTGGCGGACGACTATCGCCGGCGCTACGGCGACCAGCCATCGGTGATCAGCTCCCAACTCAAGAACGCGCCACGCACCAAGGGCTGCACGCTGGCCTGGCTCAACACCACCAGCCTTTTCGCGATCGGCAGCAGCCAGTACGAACGCTTGCGTCTGCCGGCCGGGATCATTGCCTCCGAGCAGCCGGAAATCCGCTACAAGTTCCTCGGCGAAACTGAGGGCTACGGCACCGTGCAGTTTTCCAAGGCAACGACGGAAGCCATTCAACAAGCACTGGAAGACGAGACGACTTATCGCCATGTCAATCACGTGTTTGGCGAGGGCCCCAGCCCGAAGTTCCGTAAACTCCGCAGTGGGATGGACCTGCTCGGCTTTAACGCTACCGTGTTGATGCGTCATGACCAACCGCGGCGCGTTTACGCGGTTTCGTTTTGGTCGAAGGCGGCAGAGTTTTTGCGAGGCGAATCGGCTCACGTCCCAGAATTTCTGCGTCACCCCGAAAGATATCGCGATGCCACCGACCGGATCGTGGAATATTGGCGTCGCCGTTGGCTTGCCAATCGGATTGACTTTGCACCCGCCCTGGAATCGCTTCGGCAGGGTAGGGGTTGGCTCCTGAGCGACCGGCTGCAGCCGACGGGGGAACCGACTCATCGCAAACAGCGTCCTGGTTCTGCAGGAAAGCCAGTGCAGAGCCACCCCGAACTCGATTTCTGGCGTGACTTAGCCGTGGCCGGCTCACGAGTCTGCGCGGATGAACTTACGGACGAGGAACTCTCTCGCCTGCACGTGCCACAACCGCTCGACAAGTTCCTCGTCGATAAGGTGAAAAAAGGCTTCAGTTTGATCCTCACGGGCAACGCCGGTGACGGCAAAACACATTTGTTGAAACGGCTAAAGTCGGAGTTCGACCGCGTCAAGGCGGAAGTTGTCTATGACGCGACAGCGATCATGAAGCCGGGAGACGTGTCGCCGATCCTTAAGCTTTGGAAAAAGGCGATCAAGGCTGGCCGACCGTTCTGTCTTGCGGCGAACGAATACCCTCTTTTCCTGCTGCGCCGGCACCAGGGACGTGAATTGCCGCAGCACATTGCTGAAATCGATCGTCAGTGCAAGGGTAGGTTGGTCTACGGGCCCGACGAAAGTCCCGAAGAGGCAGCGCGAGAGAAGGTTCTCGTCGTCGACCTTAGCTTGCGGAACCCTCTCGTATCTGGATTCGCGGAAAAGCTCTTGCAACAGATGCTGTCTCGACGGGAGGTCCTCGCCGCGGCGAAATCAGACGCCGAAGGTGATCTCGCTTGGAACTTGCGGCGACTCAATCAGCCGGAAATACAGACGAGGTTGTTGAACCTTTTTCACCGACTTGCTAGCGCCGGACGCCGGGCTACGGTGCGCGAACTGTGGATCCTCGTTGCACGGCTGCTGTTTGGGGAATGTCGCCCTGACAATGTCCCTGTACGATCGCCGTCGCGATGGTACTCGGAGCGGCTGTTTCAAACTGACCCGCGTTTCACATTGCCTGGTCTGCTCGCGGATCTTGCCGATCCGGCGCGTCACAGCCATCCGCGTTGGGATGCGCGGCTCGAATACAGCCAGACCAACGACGCAGATTGGCTGGTCGACGGTGTTCCAGTGTCTCAGGCTCGCGACGGCGATCGCTTCCGGGCCCTCAAGCGTCGCTTCTATTTCGAGCATCGGGAAGGGTTGCGAGCATTCGAGTTGGCAGGCACACCCGGTCAGCGGTTGCTCACGCTGCTGGTCGAGCTCCGTGAGCCCGACCATGGCTTCAAGAATAATCTCGTCGCGGCTATCAACCGCGCGTATTGTGCGGTGCCGTTTCCGGAGGCCGCGACGAACTTGTACCTATGGATCGGTCACCGGTTCCATGAGCAACCATCGCATGCGTACGTTGCGTGCCAACAAATCCCCGCGTCGACGCTACGATTCATGTTGCCGCGATTGCCGCGGCGGTTGAGCGGCGCGTTCGGATACCAGCCGGATCACGTCCGAGTCGAGTTCCAGCAATCTGCCGGTCAGTCCGTAAGGCTCGACGTGGATTACACGCTCTTTGTGGCACTGGAGAAGCTCGAGCAGGGCCTGCCACGGCACCTTTTGCCGGCTCGGGACGTGAATCGCCTCGATGCTTTCCTCGACGAACTTCGCCGCACGGACGTGTCGCAGACCAACGTGTTCTTCATTCACAACCATGACACACGGACAACCGCCAAGATTATTCTGTCCGCGGATGGAAAGCGTTACGAGGAGGTCACAACTTTTGAGTAAGGAACAGATATACGGCTGCGCGTTCGGGTTCAACACCGAGCGCCGGATCAAGCCGATTCATTTCGCCTCCGGATTTTTTCTGGCGTTGACGAACCGGTACTATCAGCTTGAGACGCTGAACAAGACCGTCGCGACATCTTCAAACAAAGAGATGAAGGAAGACTATGCAACGCCGGGTCTGCGCGAACTGCTCCTCGCAAACGGATGCGTTTGTGCTGATTTCAGCGTGGAGTCCGTTCACAATATGCGCGGACACCTGCAACCTGTGGCTGACAACGACGAGGCCGTCTATCCGGCGTTTCGCCCCTACTCCGGCTTCGGAAATGATTATTCTCTCGTCTCCTCTCGTCTCTTGACGAATCACAAGCGGAATGACGGCTACGCCGGATTGTTCGTATCGTTAGTGCTCCAACAGTCCGACGCCGGCAAGCGTGTGGCAGAAATGGCTCTCCAATGGTTGGAATCGGATCGCTCGGCATTGTATCGACTCTTCCGGCCATTGATTGACGATGAGGATGAAGCTGAGTCATGTGATGAGAAGGAGAGTCACGAGATTCGTTTTGGAGAACTGAAGACGACGCGGCTGAAGCGGGTTAGCCGGATGATGGTGGATCAAACCTCGGCTTTGGAGTGCCTCTGCAGAAACCTGGAGCGGCTGGTTGCTCCAGAGACGCGTCTTCGCGGCCTCACAATCGCCTTGCTCATTTGGCTCGTTCAATATTTGATCCGCGAAGGGCAAGGCAAAAAGTCGTCGCCGCTGCTGCTGATGGACTTCTTGGGGCGAAGACAATCAAGATTGCGGTCACAGAGTCGATGGTGTTTCACCAGAACGACCGAAGACCTCTTGCAAAGCTTTGCGCGGTTCGACGCCGAGGGCCGTTTCGACGAATGCCACAGTGAATACGAGGCACTCACAGCGAATTCGGCGTCGAAGTTTCCGCCGCTGCAGGAGGTTTTGCGAGAACTCAGTCTACGATCAGGGCTGGCGCAGCCACGCGCCAATAATATCCCAAAACACTTTGAATTGCAGCCTGATACTCTTCGCGTCCTCGTCTTGTCGATGATGCCGTATGGAGAAGTTCGGTCACTTGCAGAGTTAGCAACCCAGCTTTACATGGTCTGGGGGATTGTCATCGGTGCAAACGCCGACGACTCCGCACGTCTCGCCTCAAACGGCTACGCGGGTCTTGATCAGAGCGAAGACTTAACGCCAAATGTCGAAGCCTTTGTACGACTGCTGAAGGAGTTGGGTTTAGCAATCAATCCAGCCGATGGGCTGGTTCTTTGTTCAACCCATAGCGAGAGTTTTTCATGACCGCCGACGAACTCGCCTCCCAAAGTCTGCTGTGCTGGATTGACGCGGAGTTAAGCACGCACCGCGCGTTGGCGCGCCAGGAACTGCCCAAAATCGACTTGCCTTATTTCTTCGCTGGGTTGTCACAGCTCGCGTTGCCG belongs to Pirellulales bacterium and includes:
- a CDS encoding Druantia anti-phage system protein DruA produces the protein MNIPLHSRLLGIAAERFFGLARKIASAQNGQPVPRFSDWAEIEAEWARNNSALNGQAGQYEAAARLLLDLAMLKWRVRVEGSEIELEAPALGSRRSMTVEETKAAKDAVRRELAPMLYEQFNDPRVRHFLDLMETPGENSALASIRQLIADGAEVFERMRPALLITGDDRGRVLSHCVRPYLQLVPDENEDPISDEFTGHSLGNIWRYFRYSWSIPNTPIPGRRLNYLVRDAAHPCHAVMGIAALGNSPMQSGPRDDAIGWSTDAFRSRLRQAGSRRDRRELRHCHRFLENTLENALAEIETKSLVKKNELERPTEVVIERLRRRSAEFAERRQDVLQAISGETTNSPKYLQEMETCDADLPPVKVALLELEGRAINDENKLRSRQMLVAKKRAFELSRLLQARLTLQREADRLTDPAAIEGLLREDAFNSALNTTLVSAKSARAGTNMLEVTTCGAIPPYNHLLAGKLTALLLLSPQVADDYRRRYGDQPSVISSQLKNAPRTKGCTLAWLNTTSLFAIGSSQYERLRLPAGIIASEQPEIRYKFLGETEGYGTVQFSKATTEAIQQALEDETTYRHVNHVFGEGPSPKFRKLRSGMDLLGFNATVLMRHDQPRRVYAVSFWSKAAEFLRGESAHVPEFLRHPERYRDATDRIVEYWRRRWLANRIDFAPALESLRQGRGWLLSDRLQPTGEPTHRKQRPGSAGKPVQSHPELDFWRDLAVAGSRVCADELTDEELSRLHVPQPLDKFLVDKVKKGFSLILTGNAGDGKTHLLKRLKSEFDRVKAEVVYDATAIMKPGDVSPILKLWKKAIKAGRPFCLAANEYPLFLLRRHQGRELPQHIAEIDRQCKGRLVYGPDESPEEAAREKVLVVDLSLRNPLVSGFAEKLLQQMLSRREVLAAAKSDAEGDLAWNLRRLNQPEIQTRLLNLFHRLASAGRRATVRELWILVARLLFGECRPDNVPVRSPSRWYSERLFQTDPRFTLPGLLADLADPARHSHPRWDARLEYSQTNDADWLVDGVPVSQARDGDRFRALKRRFYFEHREGLRAFELAGTPGQRLLTLLVELREPDHGFKNNLVAAINRAYCAVPFPEAATNLYLWIGHRFHEQPSHAYVACQQIPASTLRFMLPRLPRRLSGAFGYQPDHVRVEFQQSAGQSVRLDVDYTLFVALEKLEQGLPRHLLPARDVNRLDAFLDELRRTDVSQTNVFFIHNHDTRTTAKIILSADGKRYEEVTTFE